Part of the Drosophila pseudoobscura strain MV-25-SWS-2005 chromosome 2, UCI_Dpse_MV25, whole genome shotgun sequence genome, AACgttggggatgtggatgtggatgtggatgtcgtCGTctccatcgtcatcgtcatcgtcatcgtcgccgGTGGCAGCTGTTTGGGACCATGCATGATTGGTATTGGTTCTTTATCAGGATCTTGTTTAGGCCATCTCGGTGCTTTGTTGattttgactttgacttttaATGCCGGTCGGCCTTCCTCCTGGCCGACTGGCccggcctgcctgccttccctgccttcttcttcttatcAACAAGATCAGTCCGAGTTTCACTTTTGTTCTCCGCTTATCCTCCGTTTTATCCATTTTGCCTTTGGCTTCATCTCCGTttatcgttgttgttgtttcgctTTGATATGCAAATGATTTTTAATTGTGTGCCCGCGCGGTCCATCTGTAGCCTTGTTAAGACTGAAGAAATCTCTATTTAAATGCTCATCGAAATGTCATTAAGGAGTTCTCCTTCCACTCCTTTCGATCGCTGCCCCCTCATCCTCATTGGAATGCCACACAAGAGGCGCTGTTGTATGAGTCAGAATATAAGCGGCAGGAAAGCTTTGTGAAGGGAGACCCATAgcgtttttgcttttgggaAGCTCATCTCATTACCGTTCCAATTTGGGTATATGATCCGGTTAAAGGGACCTTCGTAATTAGAGCAAATAGCAAAGCATTGTAACACTTTCCTTGTGGCTTTTGGGGGTTTTCTCCATTTCCGAATCGGTGGGCGGAGCACCACCATATCAAACTCTTAAGAGAACCCAGCGGCAAAGAGCGCCTCCAGCGATGCGGGGCTTGAAAGAGAATCGACTAGCAATAGGAaaccaaagagaaagagagcgctTGACTGCAGAGCTATTTGTATAGTAAGAGAGCTTTATAGAAAGAGAAGCAAATGAAAGAGAGTCATAGAGCCAACAACAATTTCCCGTAATTAAGACCCGAAGCTCACCAGGCAGGTGCAACTGTGCCCAGTTTGAAAGCCACTGGCCCGTTCAACCGTGGCATCAAGTTTCCTTCCAGGGGCTTTTCCTATATATGAACGTAGCGCTGTCATAAATCAAAGCCGAGAGTGTGAAATTTTTTCGCCATCTGGCCCGGCTTCTTAAGGCCCGGGCCGACTTCATTAATATTTTCTAGCCGCGTTTCGTGTGCAATGTGTGTCGGTCGGCTCGGACGATCGGCCCGATCGCATTTTTAGCCATTTATGACTTAATTTCAATTACACgcatttggccaaaaatatttgttgccACTTTGCGGGTAATTAAAATGGCAACACGTGCACGACGACAGCACCAGCTCAAAAATGCTCTTGACAGTCGATGATGTGGATGCTGGAAAATGGAGCCGCTGTGGGGTCAAGGGCTGGGGATTTggtgtattttgtattatctATGTGGGGAAATAAGTTCAGATCTGTTGAaataaaaccttttttaaGGGAAAGTTCCAAATCTTGAGTTTGGTCTGATCTTATGCAAAACCTAAATGATTCTCCCACTATATTTAGCCAATTAATATTAAGAGGGCCCCTATTCTAGGTCAAAAAAATACTTCAAAGAACTGAGTCCCTCTTGAAAATCTCAAAGGAAAGATTTTGAGAACCTCTCGACTCGTAACTTTGGAAAAAATTTCCCAGCATACAGCATAAATAATTGCAATGCAAACGGAGCTTGATTAATTGATAAAGCCAAAGTTAATCATGGCCCCTGGCAATAATCACAATCGGAGCTGGTGGCATGCCTCATGGGTAAGCATATGACACACATTTGTTCCGTTCCGATCCGTTCCTGTGCTCAATCTGTCCGATCTGTCCGATGGCGCACCTTGCGGCACGTCTCCCAGCAAGGTGCAACGACTGGCAGACCGAACAACGCCCCAAGAAGCCCTGTGTACCTGTGCCGGGGAGCTGGTCTGGAGCGggagcggcagtggcagtggcagaggcggCATCGATTTTAGAAAGTCCGCTGGGTATTAAAACGGTAAAGCCAGAGCCATTTCCTTTTGCCCACCAAGAGAAGCCgtaacaggagcagcaggagcaggaaaaGCCCAGACTCGAAACCTCTTGAAATCCAAAGCCTATATATAACTCGGTGGCatcggtggcagcggcagcataaATTTCATTGCAGACATTTGGCCTTTTATTAATTGTTTGACGGCGCCCGTGCCCATgacaccccccaccccaccccacccgaCTCCTTGCCCCAGCGCTGCAGCCCCAAGAACCcaaaactgcaactgcaactacaTTTTCCTCTCTCAGGCCCCGCTCTGGGCGTGATGAGAAATTTAATATTGGCAAACGGATAAAACCGCCAGATAATTATACATTTTGagtggccaaagccaaagccagtcTCTGGCTcggacttcgacttcgacgtctctccctccccaccactccaccgccaccgccaccgccagctccagcttcgaGTCAGTCTTTGGCTTGGGCTTTAGCTTTACAGTTCATGCGGCTCATGATAGTATaagatttcatttcattaaaGTGCATCACGACGGACGACGGACGGCAGGCGGAATCAATGAGCGGCGGCGGCTACATAGTTGTTGCCTTGCCCCCccaaccaccaaccaccaccctgctcccaatcccaatcccagtcccaaacacaaacccaaacccaaacccaatccTCATCCCATTCCCTGCTAGCTAccagccaggcagcagcagaccatCCAACCCGACTCAACCTACCTTACTTACTCGTACTTTTCTTCTTATTGGCAGATTACGACGGCGGGGTGGCCAGGCGGTAAGGCCTGGCCAACTTATAATCAAATCCgataaaaaatttcattattgctccacagcagcagcatcagcagcagcggcagccgaagcagcagcaatacccgacatgaaagaaagaaaggcttCGGGTCTGCCGAAGCTTTGGACACCCTTTGTAGATCGGTTCATACAAAAGAATATCAGATATGACTTGGATGATATTTAAAAAGaaggtatacatatatgtacagaGATCCGATCCAGAACCGCATGGGATTTCCATCTTcctttattaaaatttttctTAGGCTACAAAGAGCTGGATGATATATTCCAGACACCCAATTGATTTAAAAAAGTGGCTTTAAAATAATAGAATTTGtataaaataaaacccaaTGTGTGAAAGCCATTTAAATGCTTGTCATTATCCATTTCtaaataaatatctttatatatTAGAAGCCTTTGAAAATCGATCTTAAACATGATCCAAGGCTCATGCTTTCTTCTCAGAATACAGCTCATGAGCACACAAGGAACCAGCATAAGGAAAGGTATCTGCCAGAGAAAGCTATATAGCATTCCTCTGCTATAACTTCTCTACCTCTGACACACATCCTGGCCAAGTCCTTATACCCTTTTGGCGAGTGTATAGGCAACAGCCATAACTGTTTTACAGGTAATTTCGCTGTTGTTGGTACGAGTATGATTGTTGCTGGCTGCACTTAATTTTCGCATGCGCACTGAAACCGAGCCGGACTCATGATCGCGATTTCTTGATCTTCCGTCTTCCCGTTCTGCCGCCACCACATCCCCGAGCCCCCGAGCCCCAGGCCCccgcccacagcccacagcccctcctgctcctgtttcGTGTGCGGACTCCATTTTGTGTGCCCGGGGCGCTTTGGTTCTCAGCCAACTCCAATGGCCACTGGAGGTCAGCACGGTCCAAAGGAATAGAAGAGCAGCCACAGCTTTTGATTCGAAATGGCAATCTCTGGCCTATCGCTGGGGCCACATAAATTGGGACGTGATTATGAAATAATTGCAATTCTGTACTTTGGACTTGCGCAACTCTTGCCGCAGACCCGCAGACAGAAGGCAATCAGTTGGCTCCGCTGGCATCCATTCTGCACCTTGGGGAGCCCTGAAGCACTGCAGCAACACTGAGAGCTCTGCGGCAGGGAGCACCACTTCAAACGGGAGCAAGTGACAGGCGACAGATGATTGTGATGgcgaagcagcagccagagaaatcaaagaaaatcgCAGAGGGAAAAAACCGGCATTCATTCATTACATTTGAGGGCAGGAGGGGGATCGGATCTGTTCGCGATGCCATGACAAATTCCATGACAACACCTGATGCCCGAGCAAAGAACTCCCTCAACTCATTTGCATGTGGAGCCCGAGGCCGGTGCTACCtgtggctcctgctgctcccgctcccgctcctgctcctgctcctctttcaacatatgcaaattaaatataatttcaacACTCGCATTTTTGTTGGTTCTTCTGGCCATGGGGGCATGGATGGGGAGCTCCTTCCTCGGCCCTGCCTTACGGCCATAATTTACATGAGGTTAACACGCAAGCAAACagccacaaacaacaacaaagaaccgGCCTTGATTATCTGCTGAAAATCGAATGCACGCACATGCCCCGGGATCGGGAAGAGTGGAGTGGGGAAGATGCTGCGTTtggtggggggtggagggggtaCTGCAGCCGAAAAGGAAGTCAAGTTTGAAAAGgctgaaagaaagaaagaaagaaattctATTACAATGTTGAAATATTGCCAAATCATGGCTCTGAAGTAAATAAATTTCCACGCCACCGCTCACCATGACCGCCTGAACTTCTGTCGttgatgcagatgcagatggagctggagtttgagctgaagctgatgctGAAGCAAAGGCCGGTGGTGCTCCGCTCCATCTTCAGATGGTGGCGCGACGGAGGCACAGGAGCAGGCCCGGCAGCTAAAAGTCCCTGGCCGTGTATAAATAAGTAACCTGAGCTGCGCAACACGTTGCCTGACAGGGGCCCCAAAAACGGCACACAGCGTCGTCTCGTCTCACCTTGCCCCGCCGCGCCACGCCGCTCCGCGCCTCAGCACAGCACTGCACACCACGAGTCGGATTGGATCGGATCGAATCGCGAGGGAAGAACGCGGTGCGGAACCCGTTTAGATGCAgccgcagaagcagcagcagaagctctGTGTCTCGGGCCGCCCTCCCGGCTCTCTGCGGCTAGGggcattttgatttataagCGATTTATGCACTTTGCCGCTAAGGTGGGAGTCGGATCGGAGTCCTCCACTTGACCGAATTCATGCGAGTGCCTGCCTGAACAAAGTTTATTCTCTCAtgtaagaaaatatttatactttaCATAGCCTCGTGAGGCATTGAGTTTTGGATTTACTTGGGCGCTGGGCGCATTCATTCACATGATTCAATTGGAAAGCATTTGAAGTGTGTTAACAGTCCCCCGCCTTATCACCGAGACGTCCGTCTTATCTCCGCAGAGTCAACAATGGGGGATGTTTTATCTAAACCGTAACGGGTGCCTTGTTGGCAAAGAACCATAAAAGGCCCATCAGGCAGCTGGGCGGACTGTTGTTCACAGCTCCTTTCTGCAGCATGCGTTTGGCCTCGTCCAGGGAGAGCTCCACGACCTCAATAATTTCATCGTCCACACCGCCGCCGCTGTTGGCCTTATCGGCGTCGGACACCTCGCAGTAGTACATGGCCTGTTTGGCACCCGAAGCACCCACACCAGATCTGCAAGAGATAAAAAGATCATAAGTAAGCTTCGGCTGTCATATGTCCCACCTACTTACCTATAAACCATGACCTCTTCGATGCGCTCCACGGGCACATCGAAGCCGCACTCCTCGAGAACCTCCTCCCGTGCAATTTCAACCCAGCTCTTCGATTTGTCCACAATCCCAGCGCACAGCTCCAAGGTCACACCAATTGAGGGCGGAAATGCCTGGAGGTCGACATTATCAAAGTTCCCCTGCTCGCTGGCGATGACACCGTGGTACACCGCCGGACGGAACTGGCGCACTAGCACCAGCTTCTGTCGCGTTGAGTTGTACAAAATGATTGCCACGCTATCGTGCACTTTGAGCAGGTCCCAGTTCTTCTCCACGCCATTCTGGATGTAGTACATACGAAATGGCTTCACATAGGGGGAGTCAGCGGGCAGCGGACCCAACCAGATCTTCGATACGTTTTCCATGgtgttaaaaatatattttccggGAGACAGCTGATGCCCAgcacccaacaacaacaaaagcttaTGGCAGTTGCGAGCAAGCTTTATGACATTTAAATCCGAATCGAACATGGTCACACTGATATTTGATTGTCGTTACGAAGATTTTGGAGCTTTATTGAGCAGAAACCACATCACGCCCACCAGCAGCGCCGGTCCGCCGTTTGTTGTCATCCCTGTTTTGACCAGCTCCCTAGCCTCATCCAGCGACAGCTCCACGACCTGTATTACCTCCTTGTCTACTCCACCGCCCGCGGATACTCTCTGTTCATCGCACACCTCGCAATAGAACAATGCCTGCGCGCCGCTTGAAATTCCTACGCCAGATCTGTAGTGAAAAATCGGCTGTATGCTGTCGGTGGGTACATCGTAGCCACATTCCTCGAGAATCTCTTCCCGTGCTATATTCTTCAGACTTTGGTCCTTATCGACTTGGCCCGCACACAGCTCCAGCGTGATGCCCAGCTCCGGCGGAAACTTTTGCAGATCCACATCCCCTTTGGTGATTGGCTGTTTACGGCTCAGCTGAGCTTGGTAAACTGCAGCTCTAAACTGCcgtacaaaaattaatttgtccCGAGACTTGTTGTATAAAACCACCAAGACACCGTCAAGAACTTTCACAATGTGCGTCTCCTTCTTCATCTCGTTTTCCAGGTAAAGAACGCAGCATGGCTTAATCCATTGGGATTTCGCGGGCAGTGGAGAAAACCAAATTCTCGTAATATTACTCAGTCGACCAAAGGCAGACTTCTTTGCATCAAAACAACAGACTCTGCGCAGTCCTCCTCTAAAgaatttaagcatattttaaaacagaaaagaaacaaaaatcagTGGTAAAAACGACATAATTTGAAATAGTTCTAGGATAAagatatatagaaatataccaaaatatacggtctcattttaCAAATATACCctatgaaaacaaaacaatttggTTAACGGAATATCAAAGTCGCGGATATGGTTTCCAATAGTTCGcgggagaacgattaacccattgcaAGCCACgggggtattttaatattccaccgaaTATATTGACAATTGAATCATTTTatcgcagttcaggtgaaagatatcaaTGTTTTTCTTGTAAGTAAAAAGGAAGGGCAGGATTTATCTCGAAGAagaactatttaaatagagggggacGAGaggtatttaaaataaaccagtcaagaAGAAAAAGggttcattaattggataCAATTTTGTGGGCAGGGACGTAGTGTCATAATcgagaaatatgtataaaagaACTTGATTCGTCAGTATACTTCCGGTACATTTTCGACATGAGGctgtatattttggtatatttctgagggtcggacggtatattttaacgataattCCGCGGTCACACTAATCTTGGGGCGACAGTCGGTGcgtaaaaatatttttttctttagtCTCCAGCATTAGATAATAGCATTTTCCGAATTGGATTTGCAGCTGGGAAACGAATCCGATTGCAATATAGGCAGTGTGTGTATCAATTAAGCGAATATGCTGCGCTCCAGACTGACACAAGCAGCCTGCGCCGCCCAACGTGCGTTCTCCACCACCCCCAAGGTGCTGGCCGCCAAGCAGATGACGGTGCGCGATGCCCTCAACAGTGCCCTCGACGAGGAGCTGAGCCGGGACGACCGTGTCTTCCTGCTGGGCGAGGAGGTGGCCCAGTACGACGGTGCCTACAAGGTAAGCGAAAGAAAACCGTCGCAACATTTACCCCCTTGCCGATTACGTAAACAGCTGCGGCCATTGACAGTTCGCGGTGACAGCTGATGCACTGGGGCCACAGTAACAAGTcgaggggcagggcagggaatGAAATGCGTGCCTGATAATGAATCTGAATCGTGTCTCGACCGTCTACCTACCGGTGGCTGCGTGATTGTAATTGGCAAGGTCACGCAAAATGTGTGTGACTCGCACGCTGATAACGCAGCGATAATACCGTCCCTTCTGATTTGTTTACTCTGGATCATTCAAGCTCTTATTTGGCGTTTACCTGTTTTTAGGTTTCCCGTGGACTGTGGAAGAAGTACGGCGACAAACGCATCATCGACACGCCAATCACAGAAATGGGTTTCGCTGGCATTGCTGTCGGTGCTGCCATGGCTGGTCTGCGTCCCGTCTGCGAGTTCATGACCTTCAACTTTGCCATGCAGGCCATTGATCACGTGAGTGTTCCATCCCCCACATACGCC contains:
- the LOC6897080 gene encoding uridine diphosphate glucose pyrophosphatase NUDT14, which produces MENVSKIWLGPLPADSPYVKPFRMYYIQNGVEKNWDLLKVHDSVAIILYNSTRQKLVLVRQFRPAVYHGVIASEQGNFDNVDLQAFPPSIGVTLELCAGIVDKSKSWVEIAREEVLEECGFDVPVERIEEVMVYRSGVGASGAKQAMYYCEVSDADKANSGGGVDDEIIEVVELSLDEAKRMLQKGAVNNSPPSCLMGLLWFFANKAPVTV
- the LOC6897081 gene encoding uridine diphosphate glucose pyrophosphatase NUDT14-like — translated: MLKFFRGGLRRVCCFDAKKSAFGRLSNITRIWFSPLPAKSQWIKPCCVLYLENEMKKETHIVKVLDGVLVVLYNKSRDKLIFVRQFRAAVYQAQLSRKQPITKGDVDLQKFPPELGITLELCAGQVDKDQSLKNIAREEILEECGYDVPTDSIQPIFHYRSGVGISSGAQALFYCEVCDEQRVSAGGGVDKEVIQVVELSLDEARELVKTGMTTNGGPALLVGVMWFLLNKAPKSS